In Pseudomonas sp. MYb327, one DNA window encodes the following:
- a CDS encoding DUF4381 domain-containing protein, whose product MSSLDQLQPLITPPAIGFWPLAPGWWLLLLLLPFIGFGLWKLRRFIPDNKPIIRAEQPLDPVRLAALAELALMPKPYDGAPAGAWLQQLNGLLKRLCRNHYPYSQSHTLNGRKWLAFLDNRCPAAGLTRWMVLVEGAYKPECKLDDKAIAGLTQAVDTWIRKHV is encoded by the coding sequence ATGAGCAGCCTCGATCAACTGCAGCCGCTGATCACGCCCCCGGCAATCGGCTTCTGGCCGCTGGCGCCGGGTTGGTGGTTGCTCCTTTTATTACTGCCTTTTATCGGTTTCGGCCTGTGGAAGCTGCGGCGATTCATTCCTGACAACAAACCCATCATTCGCGCCGAGCAACCCCTGGACCCGGTGCGCCTCGCCGCGCTGGCAGAACTGGCGCTGATGCCCAAGCCCTACGATGGCGCGCCCGCCGGCGCCTGGCTGCAGCAACTCAACGGTCTGCTCAAGCGCCTGTGCCGCAACCATTATCCGTACAGCCAGAGCCACACCCTCAACGGCCGAAAATGGCTGGCGTTCCTTGACAACCGCTGCCCGGCGGCCGGCCTGACCCGCTGGATGGTGCTGGTCGAAGGCGCCTACAAGCCCGAGTGCAAACTCGACGACAAAGCCATCGCCGGCTTGACCCAGGCGGTCGATACCTGGATTCGCAAACATGTTTGA
- a CDS encoding VWA domain-containing protein, producing the protein MFEFAWPWTFVLLPLPWLMRVLLPVADSGEPALKVSFLSDLEGLARRRARANLPAWRQQAPFLLLWLMLLTAAARPQWLGEPLPIAASGRDLLVAVDVSGSMDFPDMQWQDEDVSRLTLVQHLLGDFLESREGDRVGLILFGSQAYVQAPLTFDRHTVRVWLDEARIGIAGKNTAIGDAIGLALKRLRQRPAQSRVLILVTDGANNGGEIAPLTAARLAAKEGVKIYPIGIGADPEQSGTLGFLGINPSLDLDEPSLNAIADATGGRYFRARDGKELQAIKETLDQLEPVAQQPTQARPAQALYQWPLAIALLMSILLVVRELWPDNPLQRLFTKDLFLQSQLPDWRQRLNRLRLRRRR; encoded by the coding sequence ATGTTTGAATTCGCCTGGCCATGGACTTTCGTGCTGCTGCCGTTGCCGTGGCTGATGCGCGTCCTGTTGCCGGTGGCCGACAGTGGCGAACCGGCGCTCAAGGTCAGTTTCCTCAGCGACCTCGAAGGCCTGGCCCGACGCCGCGCCCGCGCCAATCTGCCAGCATGGCGGCAACAAGCCCCGTTTCTGTTGCTGTGGCTGATGTTGCTGACCGCCGCCGCGCGCCCGCAATGGCTCGGCGAACCATTGCCGATTGCCGCCAGCGGTCGCGATCTGTTGGTGGCGGTGGACGTGTCGGGCTCCATGGACTTCCCCGACATGCAGTGGCAGGACGAAGACGTCAGCCGCCTGACACTGGTTCAGCATTTGCTCGGTGATTTCCTCGAAAGTCGCGAAGGCGATCGGGTCGGTCTGATCCTCTTCGGCAGCCAGGCCTACGTGCAAGCGCCGCTGACCTTCGACCGGCACACCGTGCGCGTCTGGCTCGACGAAGCGCGCATCGGCATTGCCGGCAAAAACACCGCCATCGGCGACGCCATCGGCCTGGCGCTCAAGCGCCTGCGGCAACGCCCGGCACAAAGTCGCGTGTTGATTCTGGTGACCGATGGCGCCAATAACGGCGGCGAAATCGCCCCGCTCACCGCCGCACGCCTGGCGGCCAAGGAAGGGGTGAAAATCTATCCGATCGGCATCGGTGCCGACCCGGAGCAAAGCGGCACCCTGGGCTTCCTCGGGATCAATCCGAGCCTGGACCTTGATGAACCTTCGCTGAACGCTATCGCCGACGCCACGGGCGGCCGCTATTTCCGCGCTCGCGACGGCAAGGAGCTGCAAGCGATCAAGGAGACTCTCGACCAACTGGAACCCGTGGCCCAGCAACCCACCCAGGCCCGACCGGCCCAAGCGCTGTATCAGTGGCCATTGGCGATAGCGCTGTTAATGAGCATTCTGCTGGTGGTCCGCGAACTCTGGCCGGATAACCCGCTGCAACGTCTGTTTACCAAGGACCTGTTTTTGCAATCGCAACTGCCTGACTGGCGTCAGCGCCTCAACCGCTTGCGTCTGCGGAGGCGCCGATGA
- a CDS encoding DUF58 domain-containing protein: MNALLPPQPGVRITLAELIEMRHRVREVQLFSTPSQRSPLIGLHHSKLRGRGVDFDQVRVYQAGDDVRTIDWRVTARTQEPHTKLFHEERERPIFIMVEQSRRLFFGSGLMFKSVLAAQAASLIGWAALGHNDRVGGLVFGDNEHYEIKPRRSKQSLLQLLNRLVRVNQSLHTESEPDRDAFGIALRRAREVLRPGSLAIVICDERALSESAEQQLSLLSRHCDLLLLPVSDPLDHALPAAGLLRFAERGAQLELDTLNFELRQTYRAQAEKRVARWELLAQKLRVLLMPLSTQSEMVEQLREYLNPEKPGKGR; this comes from the coding sequence ATGAACGCCCTCCTGCCGCCCCAACCAGGTGTCCGCATCACGCTCGCCGAGCTGATCGAGATGCGCCACCGCGTGCGCGAAGTGCAGCTGTTTTCCACACCGAGCCAGCGCAGCCCGCTGATCGGCCTGCACCATTCCAAGCTGCGCGGCCGAGGTGTGGATTTCGATCAGGTGCGGGTATATCAGGCCGGCGACGACGTGCGCACCATCGACTGGCGCGTCACCGCGCGGACCCAGGAGCCGCACACCAAGCTGTTCCATGAAGAACGCGAACGACCGATTTTCATCATGGTCGAGCAGAGCCGTCGCCTGTTCTTCGGTTCGGGGCTGATGTTCAAATCGGTGCTTGCCGCCCAGGCCGCGAGCCTGATTGGCTGGGCCGCGCTCGGGCATAACGATCGTGTTGGCGGGCTGGTGTTCGGGGATAACGAGCACTACGAAATCAAACCCCGGCGCAGCAAGCAAAGCCTGTTGCAATTGCTCAACCGACTGGTGCGCGTCAATCAGTCGTTGCACACCGAAAGCGAGCCGGACCGCGACGCTTTTGGCATTGCCTTGCGACGCGCCCGTGAAGTGTTGCGGCCCGGCAGCCTGGCCATTGTCATTTGCGATGAACGCGCCCTGTCCGAAAGTGCCGAACAACAATTGAGCCTGTTGTCGCGTCATTGCGACCTGTTGCTGCTGCCAGTGTCCGATCCACTGGATCACGCCCTGCCCGCTGCCGGTCTGCTGCGCTTTGCCGAACGCGGCGCACAACTGGAACTCGATACACTCAACTTCGAACTGCGCCAGACCTATCGCGCCCAGGCCGAAAAACGCGTCGCCCGCTGGGAACTGTTGGCGCAAAAGCTGCGGGTGTTGTTGATGCCCTTGAGTACGCAGAGCGAAATGGTCGAGCAACTGCGCGAATACCTGAACCCAGAAAAACCGGGGAAAGGTCGATGA
- a CDS encoding BatD family protein, protein MTRFTAFMLASLLWTAQAQSAGLVASVDRTRLNSGETIELTLESSDVTQFGKPDLAPLESLFEVRGTRQVNQLNTLNGDNQATTRWIVTLLPLQNGSVVIPSLKLGDVESQPITVQVVESETQNTASKLAPVFIDASLDQTSVYVQAQAILTLRIYHSVSLYDDSSLPPLQIPDARIEQLGESRTYEKDINGVRHGVIEMRYAIYPQHSGELIIPGQIFNAALVDAQPAQDTSAQSPKSGKLMRISSGELLLTVKAKPITYPADLPWLPARSLTLSESWNPEPDNVQVGDSMTRSLTVKAEGLASSQLPPLPGTEVSGLRRYPDQPVLGNQNTERGLVGSREDREALVPARSGSIELPSVDVVWWNTFEDHLEHSSLPARTLQVAANPSLMVDTPAGNAPVNASADSESLWRWKLSTLILACTTLLGFGLWWRARWQPAVARTAQTGPSPRTVLDELKRACQANDPQATRQALDAWARQQPETLADMAARFVPLSDALDGLNGALYSETGQHWQGEDLWRAIRTIPIAERVQDLTGDSGLPPLYPK, encoded by the coding sequence ATGACCCGCTTCACCGCCTTCATGCTCGCTTCACTGCTATGGACCGCTCAGGCTCAGTCAGCGGGACTGGTCGCCAGTGTCGATCGCACCCGCCTGAATTCTGGCGAGACGATCGAACTGACCCTGGAATCCAGCGATGTCACGCAGTTCGGCAAACCTGACCTGGCGCCTCTGGAGTCACTGTTCGAAGTGCGCGGCACTCGTCAGGTCAACCAATTGAATACGCTGAACGGCGACAACCAGGCCACCACCCGCTGGATCGTCACCCTTCTGCCGCTACAAAACGGCAGCGTGGTGATCCCGTCGCTGAAGCTGGGCGACGTCGAGAGTCAGCCAATCACTGTACAAGTGGTCGAAAGCGAAACCCAAAACACCGCGAGCAAACTGGCGCCGGTATTCATCGATGCCAGCCTCGATCAAACCAGCGTCTACGTGCAGGCACAGGCGATCCTGACTTTGCGCATCTACCATTCGGTGTCGCTCTACGACGACAGCAGCCTGCCACCGCTGCAAATTCCCGATGCGCGCATCGAGCAACTGGGCGAGTCCCGCACTTACGAAAAAGACATCAACGGCGTGCGCCACGGCGTGATCGAAATGCGCTACGCGATCTACCCGCAACACAGCGGTGAGCTGATCATTCCGGGGCAGATCTTCAATGCCGCGCTGGTAGACGCACAGCCCGCCCAGGATACGTCGGCCCAGTCACCGAAATCGGGCAAGCTGATGCGCATCAGCTCCGGCGAGCTTCTGCTGACGGTCAAGGCCAAACCGATCACTTACCCTGCCGACTTGCCATGGCTGCCGGCACGTAGCCTGACGCTAAGCGAGAGCTGGAATCCTGAGCCGGACAACGTTCAGGTCGGAGACTCCATGACCCGCAGCCTGACCGTGAAGGCCGAAGGCCTGGCGAGCTCTCAACTGCCGCCGCTGCCGGGAACCGAAGTGAGCGGGTTGCGCCGCTATCCGGACCAGCCGGTGCTGGGCAATCAGAATACCGAGCGTGGCCTGGTCGGCAGTCGTGAAGATCGCGAGGCGCTGGTGCCGGCCCGCAGCGGTTCCATCGAGCTGCCTTCGGTTGACGTGGTCTGGTGGAACACCTTCGAAGACCATCTGGAACACAGCAGCTTGCCTGCCCGCACCCTGCAAGTGGCGGCCAACCCGAGCCTGATGGTGGACACCCCGGCCGGCAACGCCCCGGTCAATGCCAGCGCCGACAGCGAAAGCCTCTGGCGCTGGAAACTCAGCACCCTGATTTTGGCCTGCACCACCCTCCTCGGCTTCGGCCTCTGGTGGCGCGCCCGCTGGCAACCGGCAGTCGCGCGCACCGCACAAACCGGCCCAAGCCCGCGCACCGTGCTCGACGAACTCAAACGCGCCTGCCAGGCCAACGACCCCCAGGCCACCCGCCAGGCCCTCGACGCCTGGGCACGGCAGCAACCGGAAACCCTGGCCGACATGGCAGCGCGCTTCGTGCCGCTGTCCGACGCCCTCGACGGCTTGAACGGCGCGTTGTACAGCGAAACCGGCCAGCATTGGCAAGGTGAAGATTTGTGGCGCGCGATTCGGACGATTCCGATTGCCGAACGGGTGCAGGACCTCACGGGCGACAGTGGCTTGCCGCCGCTCTACCCCAAGTAA
- a CDS encoding MoxR family ATPase → MEHREALLALRTFLSTQILGQEKLIERLLIALLADGHMLVEGAPGLAKTKAIKELAEGIEAQFHRIQFTPDLLPADITGTEIYRPETGSFVFQQGPIFHNLVLADEINRAPAKVQSALLEAMAERQVSVGRSTYELSPLFLVMATQNPIEQEGTYPLPEAQLDRFLMHVKIGFPDATVERRILQQARGEALNGETKPERRVSQQAIFAARKEILGLYMADAVEEYLVQLVMATRTPAKFDPEMAEWIAYGASPRGSIALDRCARAHAWLAGRDFVSPEDIQAVLFDVLRHRIILSFEAEAAGIDQDRVVQRILDVVAVA, encoded by the coding sequence ATGGAACATCGTGAAGCGCTACTAGCGCTGCGAACCTTTCTTTCAACGCAGATTCTCGGCCAGGAAAAACTCATCGAGCGCTTGCTCATCGCCCTGCTTGCCGACGGCCACATGCTGGTCGAGGGCGCTCCTGGCCTGGCCAAGACCAAGGCCATTAAAGAACTGGCGGAAGGCATCGAAGCGCAGTTCCATCGCATCCAGTTCACCCCCGACCTGTTGCCGGCCGACATCACCGGCACGGAAATCTATCGTCCGGAAACCGGCAGTTTCGTGTTCCAGCAAGGTCCGATCTTTCATAACCTGGTGCTGGCGGACGAAATCAACCGCGCCCCGGCCAAGGTTCAGTCGGCATTGCTCGAAGCGATGGCCGAGCGCCAGGTCAGTGTCGGGCGCAGCACTTATGAGTTGTCACCGCTGTTCCTGGTGATGGCCACGCAAAACCCTATCGAGCAGGAAGGCACCTATCCATTGCCCGAAGCCCAGCTCGACCGCTTTTTGATGCACGTGAAAATCGGCTTTCCCGATGCCACCGTCGAGCGGCGAATCCTCCAGCAGGCCCGGGGCGAAGCCCTGAACGGCGAAACCAAGCCTGAGCGCCGGGTCAGCCAGCAGGCGATCTTTGCCGCGCGCAAGGAAATCCTCGGGTTGTACATGGCCGATGCCGTGGAGGAATACCTGGTGCAACTGGTCATGGCCACGCGCACGCCCGCCAAGTTCGACCCGGAGATGGCCGAGTGGATCGCCTACGGCGCCAGCCCTCGTGGTTCCATCGCCCTCGACCGTTGCGCCCGGGCCCACGCCTGGCTCGCCGGGCGCGACTTCGTCAGCCCCGAGGATATTCAAGCGGTGCTGTTCGACGTATTGCGCCACCGCATCATCCTGTCCTTTGAAGCCGAAGCTGCCGGCATCGATCAGGACCGGGTGGTCCAGCGTATTCTTGACGTCGTAGCCGTCGCTTGA
- a CDS encoding tetratricopeptide repeat protein, translating to MSALWPYWFRPWWLLLLPLLGWLLWQLWHRQKRAGRWQMILPPAFHAALLSGGNGRDSKLPWIALGLAWVLTVFALLGPSWQRVEQMSQKPADPLVVILELTPEMLATDVQPNRLEQARRKLFDLLQNRTDAQTAIVVYAGSAHTLVPLSDDLSTSRNLLDALKPSLMPEAGHRADLAVSKALTLLDQAALGDGRILLIGSSLTEQERQGIRRELSGKSTQFLMLGIGTAEGAPITQEDGSFLKDEQGAILVPHLDEPGLKAFANDLDGRYRHVRLGDSDLRGLGLLDGPRHLRNDGQTLRLDTWADQGYWLLLPLLLLAACAGRRGWLLCLPLLWLVPQSSYAFDFQDLWLRPDQQGQHLLKQKRPAEAAQHFEDHQWQGVALYEAGDYSGAAQRFAEGNDAHAHYNRGNALAKSGELEAALDAYDQALERQPDLRPALTNKALVESLIKQKTTPPAAEPDNATSEQPQPPPESPPADTAQASSTGEPKSEEQQAKPGTEQVSTKPPRPGTNEVPGSELGDEQHTTPPMRPASDSIDDEQQQALEQWLRQIPDDPGELLRRKFWYEQQQHQDQGKTR from the coding sequence ATGAGCGCGCTCTGGCCGTACTGGTTCCGCCCCTGGTGGCTGCTGTTGCTGCCACTGCTGGGCTGGCTGCTCTGGCAACTCTGGCATCGGCAGAAGCGTGCAGGACGCTGGCAGATGATTTTGCCGCCAGCCTTTCATGCGGCGCTGCTCAGTGGCGGCAATGGTCGCGACAGCAAACTGCCGTGGATTGCCTTGGGTTTAGCCTGGGTGCTGACCGTGTTCGCGCTGCTCGGTCCAAGTTGGCAACGGGTCGAGCAAATGAGCCAGAAACCCGCTGACCCGCTAGTGGTGATCCTCGAGCTGACCCCGGAAATGCTCGCCACCGACGTTCAGCCCAATCGGCTGGAACAAGCCCGGCGCAAACTATTCGACCTGTTGCAAAACCGCACTGATGCGCAGACGGCGATCGTGGTGTATGCCGGCAGCGCGCACACCCTTGTGCCGCTGTCGGATGATCTGTCCACCAGTCGCAACCTTCTGGATGCCCTCAAGCCGTCGCTGATGCCCGAGGCTGGCCATCGCGCTGACCTGGCCGTGAGCAAAGCCCTGACGCTGCTGGATCAAGCCGCCCTTGGCGACGGCCGCATCCTGCTGATCGGCTCATCCCTGACAGAACAGGAGCGCCAGGGGATTCGTCGCGAGCTGAGCGGTAAATCCACGCAGTTTCTGATGCTCGGCATCGGCACCGCCGAAGGCGCACCGATTACTCAGGAGGACGGCAGTTTCCTTAAAGACGAACAGGGCGCGATCCTGGTGCCGCACCTGGACGAGCCTGGCCTGAAAGCCTTTGCCAACGACCTCGATGGACGCTATCGCCACGTGCGTCTGGGCGACTCGGACTTGCGCGGCCTCGGTCTGCTCGATGGTCCGCGCCATTTGCGCAATGACGGCCAAACGCTGCGTCTCGATACCTGGGCCGATCAAGGTTATTGGTTACTGTTGCCGCTACTATTGCTCGCTGCCTGCGCGGGCCGCCGCGGCTGGCTGCTCTGCCTGCCGTTGCTTTGGTTAGTCCCACAATCGAGCTATGCCTTCGACTTCCAGGACCTGTGGTTGCGTCCCGACCAACAGGGCCAGCATCTGCTCAAGCAGAAACGTCCGGCCGAGGCCGCGCAGCATTTCGAAGATCACCAGTGGCAAGGCGTCGCCCTGTATGAAGCCGGCGACTACAGCGGCGCCGCCCAGCGGTTCGCCGAGGGCAACGACGCCCACGCCCACTACAATCGAGGCAATGCCCTGGCCAAAAGCGGCGAGCTGGAAGCGGCGCTGGATGCCTACGACCAAGCACTGGAGCGCCAACCAGATTTGCGTCCGGCGCTGACGAACAAAGCTTTGGTGGAAAGTCTGATCAAGCAGAAAACCACCCCGCCGGCCGCCGAGCCGGACAACGCCACCAGCGAACAGCCGCAGCCTCCACCAGAATCACCACCCGCTGATACGGCTCAAGCGTCGAGCACAGGTGAGCCGAAATCTGAAGAGCAACAGGCCAAACCCGGCACCGAGCAAGTGTCCACAAAACCACCTCGCCCCGGCACCAACGAAGTCCCGGGCAGCGAACTGGGGGATGAGCAACACACCACGCCGCCCATGCGCCCGGCCAGCGACAGCATCGATGACGAGCAGCAGCAGGCCCTGGAGCAATGGCTGCGGCAGATTCCGGACGATCCGGGGGAATTGCTCAGACGCAAATTCTGGTACGAACAGCAACAACATCAGGATCAGGGAAAAACGCGATGA